The Pseudomonas allokribbensis genome has a window encoding:
- the fadD2 gene encoding long-chain-fatty-acid--CoA ligase FadD2, with protein MQPDFWNDKRPAGVPLDIDVGEFKSVIEVFERSCKKFADRPAFSNMGVTLTYAELERQSAAFAGYLQAHTDLVPGDRIAVQMPNVLHYPIAVFGALRAGLIVVNTNPLYTAREMRHQFKDSGARALVYLNMFGQKVQEVLPDTDIQYLIEAKMGDLMPTAKGWLVNTVVSKVKKMVPAYSLPQAISFKSALRMGRGLGIKPLKVGLDDIAVLQYTGGTTGLAKGAMLTHGNLVANMQQVRACLGQFGSDGQPLLREGQEVMIAPLPLYHIYAFTANCMCMMVSGNHNVLITNPRDIGGFIKELKNWKFSALLGLNTLFVALMDHPDFKTLDFSTLKLTNSGGTALVKATAERWEQLTGCRITEGYGLTETSPVACTNPYGDLSRIGTVGLPVPGTRLKVINDDGVEQPLGERGELCIKGPQIMKGYWQKPEATAEVLDAEGWFKSGDIAVIDPDGFVRIVDRKKDMIIVSGFNVYPNEIEDVVMAHPKVANCAVIGVPDERSGEAVKLFVVARETGVSLEELKAYCKENFTAYKVPKHIVLRESLPMTPVGKILRRELRDIA; from the coding sequence ATGCAACCTGATTTCTGGAATGACAAACGCCCGGCGGGCGTACCCCTGGACATCGACGTGGGTGAGTTCAAGTCGGTGATCGAGGTGTTCGAGCGTTCCTGCAAGAAATTCGCTGATCGCCCGGCGTTCAGCAACATGGGCGTGACCCTGACCTATGCCGAACTTGAGCGCCAGAGCGCCGCGTTCGCCGGTTACCTGCAAGCCCACACCGATCTGGTGCCAGGGGATCGCATCGCGGTGCAGATGCCCAACGTCCTGCATTATCCGATTGCCGTGTTCGGCGCGCTGCGCGCCGGGCTGATCGTGGTCAACACCAACCCGCTGTACACCGCGCGGGAGATGCGTCACCAGTTCAAGGACTCCGGCGCCCGGGCGCTGGTGTACCTGAACATGTTCGGCCAGAAGGTCCAGGAAGTGCTGCCGGACACCGACATCCAGTACCTGATCGAAGCGAAGATGGGCGACCTGATGCCCACCGCCAAGGGCTGGCTGGTCAACACCGTGGTCAGCAAAGTGAAGAAAATGGTCCCGGCGTACTCGCTGCCCCAGGCGATTTCCTTCAAGAGCGCCTTGCGCATGGGCCGGGGCCTGGGCATCAAGCCGCTGAAGGTCGGCCTGGACGACATCGCCGTCCTGCAATACACCGGCGGCACCACCGGCCTGGCCAAGGGCGCGATGCTGACCCACGGCAATCTGGTGGCCAACATGCAGCAGGTTCGCGCCTGTCTCGGCCAGTTCGGCAGCGACGGCCAGCCGCTGCTGCGCGAAGGTCAGGAGGTGATGATCGCGCCGCTGCCGCTGTACCACATCTATGCCTTCACCGCGAATTGCATGTGCATGATGGTGTCCGGCAATCACAACGTGCTGATCACCAATCCGCGAGACATCGGCGGCTTCATCAAGGAACTGAAGAACTGGAAGTTCTCGGCGCTGCTGGGGCTCAACACGCTGTTCGTCGCGCTGATGGATCATCCGGACTTCAAGACCCTGGATTTCTCCACCCTCAAGCTCACCAACTCCGGCGGCACTGCGCTGGTCAAGGCCACCGCCGAGCGCTGGGAGCAGCTCACCGGTTGCCGCATCACCGAAGGCTACGGCCTGACCGAAACTTCGCCGGTAGCCTGCACCAACCCTTACGGCGATCTTTCACGAATCGGCACGGTCGGTCTGCCGGTGCCGGGCACTCGGCTGAAAGTCATCAATGACGACGGCGTCGAGCAACCTTTGGGCGAGCGCGGCGAACTGTGCATCAAGGGCCCGCAGATCATGAAGGGCTACTGGCAGAAACCCGAGGCCACCGCCGAGGTGCTGGATGCCGAGGGCTGGTTCAAGTCCGGCGACATTGCGGTGATCGACCCGGACGGTTTCGTGCGTATCGTCGATCGCAAGAAGGACATGATCATCGTCTCCGGTTTCAACGTGTACCCGAACGAAATCGAAGACGTGGTGATGGCCCACCCGAAAGTCGCCAACTGCGCGGTGATCGGCGTGCCGGACGAACGTTCCGGGGAAGCGGTGAAGCTGTTTGTGGTGGCACGGGAAACCGGCGTGAGCCTGGAAGAACTGAAGGCCTACTGCAAAGAGAATTTCACCGCGTACAAGGTGCCGAAACACATCGTGCTGCGTGAGTCGTTGCCGATGACGCCTGTCGGGAAGATTCTGCGGCGTGAGTTGCGCGATATCGCCTGA
- a CDS encoding alpha/beta hydrolase, whose protein sequence is MIHDTFWLDASDRSRLFVNQWLPNAPLKALVLLAHGMAEHSARYARLAESFCAEGYGVYAPDQRGHGKTADHGTLGHFADDDGWCKVVGDLASLNQFLGQRHPGVPIVLLGHSMGSYIAQAYLLHHSASLHGAILSGSNFQPVALYRAARQIARFEKLRQGAKGRSALIEWLSFGSFNNKFKPARTAFDWLSRDPAEVDKYATDPLCGFRCTNQLWIDLLGGLQQISKASNLAQIDPGLPLLVIGGECDPVSEGKRLTDLANALRSAGSHNLQLKIYPQARHELFNETNRDEVTADVLAWIDQALSHRRPHRSE, encoded by the coding sequence ATGATCCACGACACTTTCTGGCTGGACGCGAGTGACCGCAGCCGCCTCTTCGTCAACCAATGGTTGCCGAACGCGCCGCTGAAGGCCCTAGTTCTTCTGGCTCACGGCATGGCCGAGCACAGCGCTCGGTATGCGCGACTGGCCGAGTCGTTCTGCGCCGAAGGTTACGGTGTTTACGCGCCCGATCAGCGCGGGCATGGCAAAACCGCCGATCATGGGACGCTCGGGCATTTCGCCGATGACGATGGCTGGTGCAAGGTGGTCGGCGATCTCGCGAGCCTCAACCAGTTCCTCGGCCAGCGTCATCCGGGCGTGCCGATCGTGCTGCTCGGGCACAGCATGGGCAGCTACATCGCGCAGGCTTATTTACTGCATCACAGCGCCAGCCTGCACGGCGCAATTCTCAGCGGCTCGAATTTCCAGCCGGTGGCGCTGTACCGCGCAGCCCGGCAGATCGCCCGGTTCGAAAAGCTGCGCCAGGGCGCCAAGGGCCGCAGCGCGCTGATCGAATGGCTGTCGTTCGGCTCGTTCAACAATAAATTCAAACCGGCGCGCACCGCGTTTGACTGGCTGAGTCGCGACCCGGCCGAAGTCGACAAGTACGCCACCGATCCGCTGTGCGGCTTTCGCTGCACCAATCAGTTGTGGATCGACCTGCTCGGCGGGTTGCAGCAAATCAGCAAAGCGTCCAATCTCGCCCAGATCGACCCGGGCCTGCCGCTGCTGGTGATTGGCGGCGAATGTGATCCGGTGAGCGAAGGCAAGCGTCTGACTGATCTGGCCAATGCCTTGCGCTCGGCCGGCAGCCACAATCTGCAACTGAAGATCTACCCGCAGGCGCGGCACGAATTGTTCAACGAGACCAACCGCGACGAAGTGACCGCCGATGTGCTGGCCTGGATCGACCAGGCCCTGAGCCATCGCCGACCGCACCGCAGCGAATAA
- a CDS encoding MaoC family dehydratase, translating into MTQVTNIPYEALEVGQTASYSKTVEERDIQLFAAMSGDHNPVHLDAEFAAASMFKERIAHGMFSGALISAAVACELPGPGTIYIGQQMSFQKPVKIGDTLTVRLEILEKLPKFRVRIATRVFNQRDELVVDGEAEILAPRKQQTVTLPTLPAISIG; encoded by the coding sequence ATGACCCAGGTTACCAACATCCCTTACGAAGCCCTCGAAGTCGGCCAGACCGCCAGCTACAGCAAGACTGTCGAAGAGCGTGACATCCAGCTGTTCGCCGCGATGTCCGGCGACCACAACCCGGTGCACCTGGACGCCGAGTTCGCCGCCGCCAGCATGTTCAAGGAACGCATCGCCCACGGCATGTTCAGCGGCGCGCTGATCAGTGCGGCCGTGGCGTGCGAGCTGCCTGGGCCGGGCACCATTTATATCGGTCAGCAGATGAGCTTCCAGAAGCCGGTAAAGATCGGCGACACCCTGACCGTACGCCTGGAAATCCTCGAGAAACTGCCGAAATTCCGCGTGCGCATTGCCACTCGCGTATTCAACCAGCGCGATGAATTGGTCGTGGACGGTGAAGCCGAGATTCTGGCTCCGCGTAAACAACAGACCGTTACCCTGCCGACCTTGCCGGCGATCAGCATCGGCTGA
- a CDS encoding PA2169 family four-helix-bundle protein gives MTDLNKEAISVLNDLIETSKDGQEGFKTCAEDIKHPELKTLFVKRSADCATAAAELQATVRSMGGDPETSTSVSGDLHRRWVDVKAVFTGKDEEAVLNEAERGEDHALKAYREAIEKINKHNLVGIRDLVERQYHGVQRNHDQVKALRNQARARS, from the coding sequence ATGACTGACCTCAATAAAGAAGCCATCTCCGTCCTCAACGACCTGATTGAAACCAGCAAGGACGGTCAGGAAGGGTTCAAGACCTGTGCAGAAGACATCAAACACCCTGAACTGAAAACCCTGTTCGTGAAACGCTCCGCCGACTGCGCTACGGCTGCCGCCGAATTGCAGGCGACCGTGCGTTCAATGGGTGGCGATCCGGAAACTTCCACCAGCGTCAGCGGCGATCTGCATCGTCGCTGGGTCGACGTCAAAGCCGTGTTTACCGGCAAGGACGAAGAAGCGGTGCTCAACGAAGCCGAGCGCGGTGAAGACCATGCCCTGAAGGCCTATCGTGAAGCGATCGAGAAGATCAACAAGCACAACCTGGTGGGCATCCGTGATCTGGTCGAACGCCAGTACCACGGCGTGCAACGTAATCACGATCAAGTGAAAGCCCTGCGTAACCAGGCTCGCGCACGCTCTTAA
- a CDS encoding DUF3820 family protein: MNPEKLELLITREMPFGKYKGRIIADLPGPYLNWFAREGFPHGELGGLLALMQEIDHNGLSELLEPLRAKHGKPAPRH; encoded by the coding sequence ATGAATCCCGAAAAACTCGAACTGCTGATTACCCGCGAAATGCCCTTCGGCAAATACAAGGGACGGATCATCGCCGACCTCCCCGGCCCGTACCTGAACTGGTTCGCCCGGGAAGGTTTCCCCCACGGCGAACTCGGCGGCCTGTTGGCGCTGATGCAGGAAATCGATCACAACGGCCTGTCGGAGCTGCTTGAACCGCTGCGCGCCAAACATGGCAAACCCGCCCCGCGCCACTGA
- a CDS encoding aminotransferase class V-fold PLP-dependent enzyme, with protein sequence MPDNTRRARDEAFWQTFADRYDRHPGPVNLENGYFGRMSRTVVEDYQRHIELINNSNSIYVRQRFEQHDSLDIRAQLAELIGVRAQSIAFTQNATAGLQSLIRNYNRLEPGDQVLICDLEYDTVKGAMRWLARHRGVEVIEIEHTHPASFDSLLATYREAFTRYPKLKLMALTHVTHRTGLVMPVQAIASLAKEHGVDIILDGAHALGQIEFDLEALGIAFAGYNLHKWIGSPLTLGFLYIAPQRLADIDPDMGEMHFPLNDIRSRTPHSTPNIPALMTLPLVFEEHRSLGGAAAKGARVNYLRNLWVSAVRNLPGIEVTTPDDPRLYCGITSMRFTRHADQQAMVERLLSDYNLFTVVRNGAACGPCIRITPSLTTTAAEIQSLVLALNELR encoded by the coding sequence ATGCCCGATAACACCCGCCGCGCCCGAGACGAAGCCTTCTGGCAAACCTTCGCCGACCGTTACGACCGCCACCCCGGCCCCGTGAACCTGGAAAACGGCTACTTCGGACGCATGTCGCGCACCGTGGTCGAGGACTACCAGCGCCACATCGAGCTGATCAACAACAGCAACTCGATCTACGTGCGCCAACGCTTTGAACAGCACGACAGCCTCGACATCCGCGCGCAACTGGCCGAGTTGATCGGCGTGCGTGCGCAAAGCATCGCCTTCACTCAGAACGCCACCGCTGGCCTGCAGTCGCTGATCCGCAACTACAACCGTCTCGAACCTGGCGATCAGGTGCTGATCTGCGATCTGGAATACGACACGGTCAAGGGCGCCATGCGTTGGCTGGCCCGCCATCGCGGGGTCGAGGTGATCGAGATCGAGCACACGCACCCGGCCAGCTTCGACAGCCTGCTGGCGACCTACCGCGAAGCCTTCACTCGCTATCCGAAGCTCAAGCTGATGGCGCTGACCCACGTCACCCACCGCACCGGACTGGTGATGCCGGTGCAGGCCATCGCCTCGCTGGCCAAGGAACATGGCGTCGATATCATCCTCGATGGCGCCCATGCCCTCGGCCAGATCGAGTTCGATCTGGAAGCGCTGGGCATCGCCTTCGCCGGGTACAACCTGCACAAATGGATCGGCTCGCCGCTGACCCTGGGCTTTCTGTATATCGCCCCGCAACGCTTGGCCGACATCGACCCGGACATGGGCGAGATGCATTTCCCGCTCAACGACATCCGCTCGCGCACACCCCACAGCACGCCGAACATTCCGGCGCTGATGACCCTGCCGCTGGTGTTCGAGGAACACCGCTCACTCGGTGGCGCGGCGGCCAAGGGCGCACGGGTCAATTACCTGCGCAACCTGTGGGTCAGCGCCGTGCGCAATCTGCCGGGCATCGAAGTCACGACCCCGGACGATCCACGTCTGTATTGCGGCATCACCTCGATGCGTTTTACCCGGCATGCCGACCAGCAGGCGATGGTCGAACGCCTGCTCAGCGACTACAACCTGTTCACCGTCGTGCGCAACGGTGCAGCCTGCGGGCCATGCATCCGTATCACGCCGTCGTTGACCACGACGGCGGCGGAGATCCAGTCGCTGGTTCTGGCGCTGAATGAACTGCGTTAA
- a CDS encoding intradiol ring-cleavage dioxygenase gives MDNQPSAPSVYQLAPEQVAGPYFRNPKLLRRNISEGAEGLPSLLRLTIVDAMTAEPVSGALVDIWHCNARGAYSGWSRVNPDQEVDVEDIGSIPRTDDDTYLRGGQFSDHKGRVRFTTIYPGFYAGRALHIHVAVRIVAGNEYLDERNVAWVGQLYFPEVVSRGVLNAKAYRGRGSVPVCNANDVYYANMGGEASTLSVWPIGRDSHEDGYFGHLTIGIDTFAVSSQIKPEDFDKYTV, from the coding sequence ATGGATAACCAGCCTTCAGCGCCATCGGTTTATCAACTGGCCCCCGAGCAAGTCGCCGGGCCGTATTTTCGCAATCCCAAACTGCTGCGCCGCAACATCAGCGAAGGTGCCGAGGGCCTGCCTTCGCTGCTGCGCCTGACCATCGTCGATGCCATGACCGCCGAACCGGTCAGTGGTGCACTGGTGGATATCTGGCACTGCAACGCACGGGGCGCCTATTCCGGCTGGAGTCGGGTCAACCCGGACCAGGAAGTCGATGTCGAAGACATCGGTTCAATCCCGCGAACCGACGACGACACCTACCTGCGCGGCGGTCAGTTCAGCGATCACAAGGGCAGGGTGCGCTTCACCACCATCTATCCGGGGTTTTATGCCGGACGTGCCCTGCACATTCACGTGGCGGTGCGCATCGTCGCCGGCAACGAATACCTGGACGAGCGCAATGTGGCCTGGGTCGGGCAGCTGTATTTTCCCGAGGTGGTTTCTCGCGGGGTGCTCAACGCCAAGGCGTATCGCGGGCGCGGCTCGGTACCGGTGTGCAATGCCAACGATGTCTATTACGCCAACATGGGTGGAGAGGCCTCGACCCTGAGCGTCTGGCCGATCGGCCGCGACTCCCACGAGGACGGTTACTTCGGCCACCTCACGATCGGCATCGACACCTTTGCGGTGTCGTCGCAGATCAAGCCCGAGGACTTCGACAAGTACACGGTTTAA
- a CDS encoding bifunctional 4-hydroxy-2-oxoglutarate aldolase/2-dehydro-3-deoxy-phosphogluconate aldolase: MTTPSPTVSMADKVALIDSLCAKARILPVITIAREQDVLPLADALAAGGLTALEVTLRSQFGLKAIQILREQRPELVTGAGTVLDRNMLAAAEAAGSQFIVTPGITRDLLEASVESPIPLLPGISNASGIMEGYGLGYRRFKLFPAEVSGGVAAIKALGGPFGEVKFCPTGGVGPANIKSYMALKNVMCVGGSWMLDPEWIKNGDWARIQECTAEALALLD; encoded by the coding sequence ATGACAACCCCATCCCCGACCGTTTCCATGGCGGACAAAGTTGCCCTGATCGACAGCCTCTGCGCCAAGGCGCGGATCCTGCCGGTGATCACCATCGCCCGTGAACAGGACGTGCTGCCGCTGGCCGACGCCCTGGCCGCCGGTGGTCTGACCGCGCTGGAAGTGACCCTGCGTTCGCAGTTCGGTCTCAAGGCGATCCAGATCCTGCGCGAACAGCGCCCGGAGCTGGTGACCGGTGCCGGCACCGTGCTCGACCGCAACATGCTGGCTGCGGCGGAAGCGGCCGGTTCGCAATTCATCGTCACCCCGGGCATCACCCGTGACCTGCTGGAAGCCAGTGTCGAAAGCCCGATCCCGCTGCTGCCGGGCATCAGCAACGCCTCCGGCATCATGGAAGGCTATGGCCTGGGTTATCGCCGCTTCAAGCTGTTCCCGGCTGAAGTCAGCGGCGGCGTCGCAGCCATCAAGGCCCTCGGCGGCCCGTTCGGCGAAGTGAAATTCTGCCCGACTGGCGGCGTCGGCCCGGCCAACATCAAGAGCTACATGGCGCTGAAAAACGTCATGTGCGTGGGCGGTAGCTGGATGCTGGATCCTGAGTGGATCAAGAACGGCGACTGGGCCCGCATTCAGGAATGCACCGCCGAGGCTCTGGCGCTGCTGGACTGA
- the pgl gene encoding 6-phosphogluconolactonase — protein MAISDVKLPAGVNAHEFKSPVLLAEGLALNVAKQLSDALTARGNAVLVVSGGRSPVAFFQHLAKQELDWSKVVVTLADERWVPVEHADSNAGLLKQYLLKGPAAKAQFLSLYSAAANVEQAAEQADRLLAELPPIDVLVLGMGDDGHTASLFPDSPNLAEALQADGTRRCWPMLAPSVPRQRLTMSRALLASARHKILSISGQSKLTTLNAALASNDVAAMPVRAFLQPTLEIYWCP, from the coding sequence ATGGCGATATCTGATGTGAAACTGCCCGCGGGCGTGAATGCCCACGAATTCAAGAGCCCGGTGTTGCTCGCCGAAGGCCTGGCGCTGAATGTCGCCAAGCAGTTGAGCGATGCATTGACAGCGCGCGGCAACGCTGTGCTGGTGGTGTCCGGCGGTCGTAGCCCGGTGGCGTTTTTCCAGCACCTGGCCAAGCAGGAACTGGACTGGTCGAAGGTCGTCGTGACCCTGGCCGACGAGCGCTGGGTGCCGGTCGAACACGCCGACAGCAACGCCGGCCTGCTCAAGCAGTATCTGCTCAAGGGCCCGGCGGCCAAGGCGCAGTTCCTCAGTCTCTACAGCGCGGCGGCCAACGTCGAGCAGGCTGCGGAGCAGGCCGATCGGTTGCTCGCCGAGTTGCCGCCGATCGACGTGCTGGTGTTGGGCATGGGCGATGACGGTCACACCGCGTCGCTGTTCCCGGACAGTCCGAACCTGGCTGAAGCCCTGCAAGCCGATGGCACTCGTCGTTGCTGGCCGATGCTGGCGCCAAGCGTGCCGCGTCAACGCCTGACCATGAGCCGGGCACTGCTGGCCTCGGCACGGCACAAGATTCTGTCGATTTCCGGTCAGTCGAAACTGACCACCCTGAATGCCGCACTGGCATCCAACGACGTCGCCGCCATGCCGGTTCGCGCGTTTCTGCAACCTACGTTAGAGATTTACTGGTGCCCATGA
- the zwf gene encoding glucose-6-phosphate dehydrogenase, whose translation MPSITVEPCTFALFGALGDLALRKLFPALYHLDGAGLLHEDTRIIALAREEGTEQQHMAFIAAELRRYVGKELDEAVAERFLARLTYLHVDFLKAEDYVALADLAGTKQRMIAYFATPAAVYGAICENLAKVGLAENTRVVLEKPIGSDLESSRKVNDAVAQFFPENRTYRIDHYLGKETVQNLIALRFANSLFETQWNQHYISHVEITVAEKVGIEGRWGYFDKAGQLRDMIQNHLLQLLCLIAMDPPADLSADSIRDEKVKVLKALAPISPEGLTTQVVRGQYIAGHSEGKSVPGYLEEPNSNTQSDTETFVALRADIRNWRWAGVPFYLRTGKRMPQKLSQIVIHFKEPSHYIFAPEQRLQISNKLIIRLQPDEGISLRVMTKDQGLDKGMQLRSGPLQLNFSDTWRSARIPDAYERLLLEVMNGNQNLFVRKDEIEAAWKWCDQLIAGWKKSGDAPKPYAAGSWGPMSSIALITRDGRSWYGDI comes from the coding sequence ATGCCTTCGATTACGGTTGAACCGTGCACCTTCGCCTTGTTCGGCGCCTTGGGCGATCTGGCCCTGCGCAAGCTGTTTCCTGCCCTTTATCACCTGGATGGCGCCGGCCTGCTGCACGAGGACACGCGTATTATCGCGCTGGCCCGTGAAGAAGGCACTGAACAGCAGCACATGGCATTCATTGCTGCCGAACTGCGCCGCTACGTGGGCAAGGAACTGGACGAGGCCGTGGCCGAGCGCTTTCTGGCGCGCCTGACCTACCTGCACGTCGACTTCCTCAAGGCTGAAGATTACGTGGCGCTGGCCGATCTGGCGGGCACCAAACAACGCATGATTGCCTACTTCGCCACCCCGGCGGCGGTGTACGGCGCGATCTGCGAGAACCTGGCGAAAGTCGGTCTGGCCGAAAACACCCGCGTGGTGCTGGAAAAACCGATCGGCTCGGACCTCGAATCCTCGCGCAAGGTCAACGACGCCGTGGCGCAGTTCTTCCCGGAGAACCGCACCTACCGCATCGACCACTACCTGGGCAAAGAGACGGTACAAAACCTGATCGCCCTGCGTTTCGCCAACAGCCTGTTCGAAACCCAGTGGAACCAGCATTACATCTCCCACGTGGAAATCACCGTGGCCGAGAAGGTCGGCATCGAAGGCCGCTGGGGCTATTTCGACAAGGCCGGCCAGCTGCGCGACATGATCCAGAACCACCTGCTGCAACTGCTTTGCCTGATTGCCATGGACCCGCCGGCCGACCTGTCCGCCGACAGCATCCGTGACGAAAAAGTGAAAGTGCTCAAGGCCCTGGCGCCGATCAGCCCGGAAGGCCTGACCACTCAAGTGGTGCGCGGCCAGTACATTGCCGGCCACAGCGAAGGAAAATCCGTACCGGGTTACCTCGAAGAACCGAATTCCAACACTCAGAGCGACACCGAAACCTTCGTCGCCCTGCGTGCCGATATCCGCAACTGGCGCTGGGCCGGCGTGCCGTTCTACCTGCGCACCGGCAAGCGCATGCCGCAGAAACTGTCGCAGATCGTCATCCACTTCAAGGAACCGTCGCACTACATCTTCGCCCCGGAGCAGCGCCTGCAGATCAGCAACAAACTGATCATCCGTCTGCAACCGGACGAAGGCATTTCCCTGCGTGTGATGACCAAGGATCAAGGCCTGGACAAGGGCATGCAGCTGCGCAGCGGCCCGTTGCAACTGAATTTCTCCGACACCTGGCGCAGCGCGCGGATCCCCGACGCCTACGAGCGGTTGTTGCTGGAAGTGATGAACGGCAATCAGAACCTGTTTGTCCGTAAAGATGAAATCGAAGCCGCGTGGAAGTGGTGTGACCAGTTGATCGCCGGGTGGAAAAAGTCCGGTGACGCGCCCAAGCCGTATGCGGCCGGGTCGTGGGGGCCGATGAGCTCCATTGCATTGATCACGCGGGACGGGAGGTCGTGGTATGGCGATATCTGA
- a CDS encoding MurR/RpiR family transcriptional regulator — translation MRNLLEQIQSRLEELNKAERKVAEVILLNPQQATRFSIAALAQAASVSEPTVNRFCRSFGVSGYPELKLQLAQSLASGAAYVSRAVEADDNPEAYTQKIFGSAIASLDSACQALDPNLISRAVDLLIQARQIHFFGLGASAPVALDAQHKFFRFNLAVTAHADVLMQRMIASVAHTGELFVIISYTGRTRELVEVARIARENGASVLGLTAENSPLAKASTLSLNIPLPEDTDIYMPMTSRIIQLTVLDVLATGMTLRRGVDFQPHLRKIKESLNASRYPVGDEFN, via the coding sequence GTGCGAAATTTACTGGAACAAATCCAGAGTCGCCTTGAAGAGCTGAACAAGGCCGAACGCAAAGTCGCCGAAGTGATCCTGCTCAACCCACAGCAGGCCACCCGCTTCAGTATCGCCGCCCTCGCCCAGGCGGCGTCGGTCAGTGAACCGACGGTCAACCGTTTCTGCCGTTCGTTCGGTGTCAGCGGCTACCCCGAACTCAAGCTGCAACTGGCCCAGAGCCTGGCCAGCGGCGCGGCGTATGTCAGCCGTGCAGTAGAGGCCGACGACAATCCCGAAGCCTACACACAGAAAATTTTCGGCAGCGCCATCGCCTCGCTCGACAGCGCCTGCCAGGCGCTGGACCCGAACCTGATCAGCCGCGCCGTCGACCTGTTGATCCAGGCCCGGCAGATCCACTTCTTCGGCCTGGGCGCCTCGGCCCCGGTGGCTTTGGATGCGCAGCACAAGTTCTTCCGTTTCAACCTGGCGGTGACAGCCCACGCCGATGTACTGATGCAACGGATGATTGCGTCGGTGGCGCACACTGGCGAGCTGTTCGTGATCATTTCCTACACCGGGCGCACCCGCGAACTGGTGGAAGTGGCGCGCATCGCCCGGGAGAACGGTGCTTCGGTACTGGGTCTGACCGCCGAGAACTCGCCACTGGCCAAGGCTAGCACCCTGAGCCTGAACATTCCGCTGCCGGAAGACACCGACATCTACATGCCGATGACCTCGCGGATCATTCAATTGACGGTGCTGGATGTGCTGGCGACGGGGATGACCTTGCGTCGCGGGGTGGATTTCCAGCCGCATCTGCGCAAGATCAAAGAGAGTTTGAATGCGAGCCGGTATCCGGTGGGTGACGAGTTCAACTAG
- a CDS encoding D-hexose-6-phosphate mutarotase, giving the protein MHEHPLQRFFKSLRERPVFAWERYQMRDVLVIDHPLCQAVFSRQGAQLLHFQPRGQKPWLWCAAKWPHVGAIRGGVPVCWPWYGRHPSENAWPSHGWARLLDWKLLDSSTSDDGVRLHWQLQLCDWQVDLHAHLGERMELRLSTEHQDDMPCQLSQALHAYWRIGDVSEIALSGLEGAQGYDQLNREICQQEGELRVDGGCQRVFQHDGELQLKDHAWQRELCIDTGDSADTVVWHPGARPLLGVTWDEISEFVCVEAAAGGTDSLHLAPGEKAHLSLQAWAAA; this is encoded by the coding sequence ATGCATGAGCATCCGCTGCAACGCTTCTTCAAATCCTTGCGCGAACGACCGGTGTTCGCCTGGGAGCGCTATCAGATGCGCGATGTGCTGGTGATCGACCATCCGCTATGTCAGGCGGTGTTCAGTCGTCAGGGCGCGCAGTTGCTGCATTTTCAACCGCGCGGGCAAAAACCGTGGCTGTGGTGCGCGGCAAAGTGGCCGCATGTCGGCGCGATCCGTGGCGGTGTGCCGGTTTGCTGGCCGTGGTATGGCCGTCATCCGAGCGAAAACGCGTGGCCGTCCCACGGCTGGGCGCGACTATTGGACTGGAAACTGCTCGACAGCAGCACCAGCGATGACGGCGTGCGCCTGCATTGGCAATTGCAGCTGTGCGACTGGCAGGTGGACCTGCACGCGCACCTGGGTGAACGCATGGAATTGCGCCTGAGCACCGAGCATCAGGACGACATGCCGTGCCAGTTGAGCCAGGCTTTGCACGCTTACTGGCGTATTGGCGATGTGAGTGAGATAGCGCTGTCTGGGCTCGAAGGGGCGCAGGGTTACGATCAGTTGAACCGTGAGATTTGTCAGCAGGAAGGCGAATTACGGGTCGATGGCGGCTGTCAGCGCGTGTTCCAGCACGACGGCGAATTGCAGCTCAAGGATCACGCCTGGCAGCGCGAGTTGTGCATCGATACCGGTGACAGCGCGGACACGGTGGTCTGGCATCCGGGCGCACGGCCGTTGTTGGGCGTGACTTGGGATGAGATCTCGGAATTTGTCTGTGTTGAAGCGGCGGCGGGTGGGACTGACAGTCTGCATCTGGCGCCGGGGGAGAAGGCGCATTTGAGTTTGCAGGCTTGGGCTGCGGCTTAG